The window CTTCGCGGCTAGATACAGTCCTGTCTTGACATCAGAGGGTCTTCACGCCTAggagtatgatgccgctcgggagtctgtctttaCCGCCTGTCAGGTATCGTCCGCTCGGCTTCACGAAGTCTATGTCGCctatcggatgatggcgatcgacagCCGCCACCccggggaacggggtgggcgattagaggaagactccgataatctctggtgttatgcgtgtccgtccggtggaatgagcagaacattggggtccacttcttctttgtcttgggccgctcggcagctacctcttgcacatgtgaCCTagtatggggggagcggattgcttcggccctcggtcctctgggcgggtgATGAGCGGTatgaggcttccgctcggcaggagtagcccgctcggttggaattTCCTTttttcgggccgcttgggcttcctccacattgatgtattcgttggcccggtgtagcatatggtcgtagtctcggggcggcttcagaatgagcgatcggaagaagtctccGTCCACGAGGccctgtgtgaaggcattcatcatgatttctgaggtggccgtaggaatatccatggccaccctgttgaaccgctggatataggctcggagcgattcgtgggcttcttgtttgatggcaaacagactgacactagtcttctgataacgccaactgcttgcaaagtggttaaggaaggccgtgcggaagtctttaaaacttgtgatggatccgtccggcaacctccgaaaccactgttgagccgatcccgagagggtggttaaaaaaactcgacacttcactccatctgtgtattgatggagggtagccgtgttatcgaacttacccaaatgattgtccgggtcggtggttccattgtattcaccgatcaccgggggcacatagtgcttcggcagagggtcccgcaagaTGACTTCCGAAaactgacggttgatccgctcgggagaagcgtccgctcggggggccttgccttttctattgTCTCATATTGGCacttcgtccgatgaagatcctcgatcacgattaatcGCCTGCCTCaaggcgtgcggaatagggccgTGAAAGgcgtggcttgaggtgcttccgcctCGCCCACATCGATGTCGCTGTCGCCGATTCGCTTCTCGGCGCTTGTGCTCGCTTTGCTCCAAGCTTAGCCGCTCGACTCGATCGAGGCgccgagttcctccgtggaggcGTCAATGCGGTCGGCCCGGCCTCGCCCATTGCTTGATCGGATGCGTGAGTTGCCctgacggcgccaaattgatccgcTGAATCGCCTGAATCAACGGCGACGGGCACGTGACGTGCTCCGCGTTCTGGCGTATATCCCGACTAGCGACGGGCCTCCGCTCGCGGAACCAGAAATCGGTAGGAAGGGTTCCGGCTGACGATCCTCGACGCTCAAGTCGTAAGTGGCAGCAAAAGGTGGCTCAGAATATCAACGAACCTCCGGTGATGTGTGAGACCTCTTATATAGAGTGGGAAGCTCatgcacacatatcgaggtgaatacgtgtcatCGCCCATACCTCAATATGGGCTTGTCGAGAAACTTACACGACCCCATCGCTATaatccgagcacgtctctgatgggacagcggaaccctgtcATGAGATCCTACGTATGGTTCGCTCGTGGGCCATAtccgctgtcagaggatgtttcctagtcctgttctcttcttactccatgtcgagtgtccggccggtcggcagtcccaTTGCGTCCGGCCGGTCACACGTGCTGGTCCACTTGGGAtattcccggtagtgtgctctgtggagactgttcgcagcATTGCTATCTTATTCCTTCGGCTGAAtgggccacccgctcggccgtacaatcctgttcaacgagcgtcggaaccctgactcctcgccgggtgcctttgactccgaTGGGACTCtattcggccgaccggtctccccttctccgaTCGGTCATTTGGTCCTTTGACtttcacgtggcgttgacttccctcagagggggggggtccctgttcttaccgccggatcatcaaTAGAACCCGCCAATCTCGAAGACAGCTATGATTCACACGTGGATCTTAAATCGGAacagaaataaaaaagaaaaatagagggGCAAAAGGCTCACACCCACACCTGTCAAGGCATTGGCATATAGCACAGTCTTTCTCCACTTGCCAAGGCCAAGGCTCTGTTTACTTCGAATGAAAACAGATCAGTTTTCgacaaggaaaaggaaaatgatTACTTAATCGCCAAATCCAAGATCAGTTTTCCATTGAAAATTCACAGATGCATACAtttccagaggagaagaatgaatacatttccagaggagaagaatgaATGCCAATACATATCAGTGAGCAAGAGTAACTAATTGGGGGATCCTGAGGGAGGGAGGAGACCGGGAATGAAGGGTACGCCCGTCTGAGGAAGCCAGGTCCTGCCCTGGATGAATTTCTCCACGGTGAACTTTTGGGCGTGGGCGAGATCGACGTTCTTCACTCCTTTCCATTTTACCCTCTGACTCTTGTCGGCGCCGGGGCCACGGTTGTCGATCTCGGTGTAGAAGCAAGTGTTGAGGCCGAAGTCACCGAACCACGGCAGCCAGCCCTGGGGGTTGATCAGGTCGTCCAGCTGCGACTGCAACACGAAGGTCCTGGAGTACTCTTTCCATGGCCGTCCCAAAAAGGTGGGAAGCTTGTTGCGGAAGGGGAAGTATTCTGGGTCAGCGCTGATGGTGCAATTGTGGAGGATGATTGCGCCGGCGGATCGTCGGTCCTTGCGCCCCTGAGCTGTCACGATGTTCTGCTGGTTGTCCAGAGGCTTCCGGGCCAAGATGAGGCAGTTCTGGAAGACGGAGGCGGAATCGCCGAAGATGAAATCGATGGTGCCGGTGATGGTGCATTCGCGGTAGAACTGACGATAGGTGTGGACGTACAAGGTGTCCTGGTATCCGTCGAGCCTCACGTTGTAGAACACTGACCTGTCGGACTGCACTCGCAGAGCCACGGCCTGGTGCTTTGCTGCCCCTGCTGAGTTCTCGATCCATAGGTCCTTGGCGATGAATCCATTTCCAATCACAGCTGCATCGATAATTTGTATTTATTGTACGTGGTATATTTGTTTTTAACTGTGTGTGAATTTATAAGCATACCAACGGTGGCAGTTCTGAAGGTGCTGACGCCATCGATGAAGTTGAGATTGCTGGTGATCCTGGTCTTGGTAGGCCCATCGCCGACCATCATTATGTTGGTATGGCTCCGGTTGACCTGGACCAGCTCATTGTACACTCCTTCCTTGATGTAGATAACCACGTTGGTCGTGCTGTTCTTGGGAGCGAGTTTCAAGGCCTCGCCGATGGTCTTGACGTCGCCGGAGCCATCTTGGGCCACTGTAAAATCGGGCTTCAGCTCCGCCGGGCTCAACTGAAGAAGCCTTCGCTTGCCGCCAGAGACCCAAGAAGGGAACGACTCGCCATCGACTGCAAGGAGCTTGCGATTGAAGCCCTCGAAGTTGAACTTCTCTAGTACATCTCCGAAGTTGGTGACGATGGCGAGAATGTTGCTGGTGAGCTCGGCGGAGCTGTTAAGCGCCTTGCGCATGGATGCCGCGGCATCAGTGTCGGCGTCCTGGAACCCGTCGAGGCACGTCTCCTGGTACGTGATGGTGGCACTGATCCACACCTTGAGGTCGTCGATGAACTTGTCGATCTTCTCCATGGAGAAGTCGTCGAGATGGTCGACCGAGTTACGGAGGTCGTCGATAGCGTAGTCCAGCAGTTCCCGGCAGTTCGCGAGGGCCTCGGAGGTGCGCGGGTCCTTGGCAGCCTCCTGAAGCGTGGAGGAGTGGTCGAAGGCCTGCTTGATGTGGTTAATGGTGACATTAAACACCAGATTGACGAGGTCCTTGGGCTCGGTGTTGTCGCCGGCGACAGACGACAACGTGGTCTCACAAGTCTGCTGGTAGTCGGTGGGCC is drawn from Zingiber officinale cultivar Zhangliang chromosome 1B, Zo_v1.1, whole genome shotgun sequence and contains these coding sequences:
- the LOC122027687 gene encoding probable pectinesterase/pectinesterase inhibitor 21 → MGKAVVLVISAVVLVACVATVGVVTVSSRNGDDSSQPQVAELSTSRKNIKEFCRPTDYQQTCETTLSSVAGDNTEPKDLVNLVFNVTINHIKQAFDHSSTLQEAAKDPRTSEALANCRELLDYAIDDLRNSVDHLDDFSMEKIDKFIDDLKVWISATITYQETCLDGFQDADTDAAASMRKALNSSAELTSNILAIVTNFGDVLEKFNFEGFNRKLLAVDGESFPSWVSGGKRRLLQLSPAELKPDFTVAQDGSGDVKTIGEALKLAPKNSTTNVVIYIKEGVYNELVQVNRSHTNIMMVGDGPTKTRITSNLNFIDGVSTFRTATVAVIGNGFIAKDLWIENSAGAAKHQAVALRVQSDRSVFYNVRLDGYQDTLYVHTYRQFYRECTITGTIDFIFGDSASVFQNCLILARKPLDNQQNIVTAQGRKDRRSAGAIILHNCTISADPEYFPFRNKLPTFLGRPWKEYSRTFVLQSQLDDLINPQGWLPWFGDFGLNTCFYTEIDNRGPGADKSQRVKWKGVKNVDLAHAQKFTVEKFIQGRTWLPQTGVPFIPGLLPPSGSPN